One Neodiprion pinetum isolate iyNeoPine1 chromosome 1, iyNeoPine1.2, whole genome shotgun sequence genomic window carries:
- the LOC124221748 gene encoding ubiquitin-conjugating enzyme E2 J1 isoform X2 codes for MREAQELHEATEEYCAHPLDDNLFEWHFTVHGPPSTDFEGGVYHGRILLPPEYPMKPPNIILLTPNGRFEVNKKICLSISGHHPETWQPSWSIRTALLALIAFMPTPGNGTIGSLDYSTEERQKLAKKSLSWQCDSCGKIADLLSKDTAKTPITEEEQHMLDTIALKAEEASTNEPSFSSSIENVSESELRQRRMDTQPETHEQQEAEIIVNPQVETMSSSNDLFWSILIATLLFAIILLVLRRLFLV; via the exons ATGCGCGAAGCGCAAGAGCTACACGAAGCAACGGAAGAATACTGTGCCCATCCTTTGGATGATAATCTTTTCGAATGGCATTTCACAGTGCATGGGCCACCGTCCACAGATTTTGAGGGCGGTGTATATCATGGTAGAATTTTACTACCTCCTGAGTATCCTATGAAACCACCTAACATCATATTGCTAACT CCCAACGGCCGGTTtgaagtaaacaaaaaaatatgtctgAGTATCTCTGGACATCATCCAGAAACGTGGCAGCCCTCCTGGAGTATAAGGACTGCACTGTTAGCGCTAATTGCATTTATGCCAACACCAGGAAATGGCACCATAGGATCACTTGACTACAGCACGGAGGAGCGTCAAAAACTTGCTAAAAA ATCTTTGAGTTGGCAGTGCGACAGCTGTGGTAAGATTGCTGATTTACTATCTAAGGATACAGCTAAAACACCGATCACTGAAGAAGAACAGCATATGTTGGACACAATCGCATTGAAG GCAGAAGAAGCTTCAACGAACGAGCCTTCATTTTCATCTAGTATAGAAAATGTGTCTGAAAGTGAGTTGAGACAACGACGCATGGATACGCAACCAGAAACTCATGAGCAACAGGAAGCTGAAATAATCGTTAATCCTCAGGTCGAAACTATGTCATCTTCGAATGATTTATTCTGGAGTATTCTTATTGCAACACTCTTGTTTGCGATAATTTTACTTGTTTTGAGACGACTGTTTCTGGTTTGA
- the LOC124221748 gene encoding ubiquitin-conjugating enzyme E2 J1 isoform X1: MSFEGKYNVKSPAVKRLMREAQELHEATEEYCAHPLDDNLFEWHFTVHGPPSTDFEGGVYHGRILLPPEYPMKPPNIILLTPNGRFEVNKKICLSISGHHPETWQPSWSIRTALLALIAFMPTPGNGTIGSLDYSTEERQKLAKKSLSWQCDSCGKIADLLSKDTAKTPITEEEQHMLDTIALKAEEASTNEPSFSSSIENVSESELRQRRMDTQPETHEQQEAEIIVNPQVETMSSSNDLFWSILIATLLFAIILLVLRRLFLV, from the exons ATGTCATTCGAAGGAAAATATAATGTCAAAAGTCCAG cCGTCAAGAGGTTGATGCGCGAAGCGCAAGAGCTACACGAAGCAACGGAAGAATACTGTGCCCATCCTTTGGATGATAATCTTTTCGAATGGCATTTCACAGTGCATGGGCCACCGTCCACAGATTTTGAGGGCGGTGTATATCATGGTAGAATTTTACTACCTCCTGAGTATCCTATGAAACCACCTAACATCATATTGCTAACT CCCAACGGCCGGTTtgaagtaaacaaaaaaatatgtctgAGTATCTCTGGACATCATCCAGAAACGTGGCAGCCCTCCTGGAGTATAAGGACTGCACTGTTAGCGCTAATTGCATTTATGCCAACACCAGGAAATGGCACCATAGGATCACTTGACTACAGCACGGAGGAGCGTCAAAAACTTGCTAAAAA ATCTTTGAGTTGGCAGTGCGACAGCTGTGGTAAGATTGCTGATTTACTATCTAAGGATACAGCTAAAACACCGATCACTGAAGAAGAACAGCATATGTTGGACACAATCGCATTGAAG GCAGAAGAAGCTTCAACGAACGAGCCTTCATTTTCATCTAGTATAGAAAATGTGTCTGAAAGTGAGTTGAGACAACGACGCATGGATACGCAACCAGAAACTCATGAGCAACAGGAAGCTGAAATAATCGTTAATCCTCAGGTCGAAACTATGTCATCTTCGAATGATTTATTCTGGAGTATTCTTATTGCAACACTCTTGTTTGCGATAATTTTACTTGTTTTGAGACGACTGTTTCTGGTTTGA